A stretch of DNA from Gimesia chilikensis:
CTGAAAACGGAGATTGAAGTAAAACTCCTCGCGCATTTCAAACGGTTTGACTCCACGACAGACTGGATGATCTGCATGAGAAAGCACGACGGGGGCTTGCAAGGTTTTAATGGCAGAATACCATTTACGGACCCCGTTCTCCTCCCAGTCAAAATAGCCCCCTGACCAGTTTTGGATCTGTTTTGAGTACTGGTCCGGTGCGAATGTAGAGAAATGAAAGGTCAGAAAGCCACAACCTCGGTCGATCTGCCTCTGAATCTGCTGCAGGTGCTCCTGGTTTGCAAAGTGAGGAGCTTCGGTAAATTTCTCACCGTCCCGGCCATCGGAAATGACCATGATGGTGTCTGCGTCATTCAGAGTGGCGGGATTTTCTGGCCAGCCATCAAGATGATACTCAACACGAACCTGATCCTGTATATTGGAATTGTCCAACATGACTTTGAGTAACTTGACCGACCAGGGATAGTCGTGGATTCCATTTCCCACGGGACCATGGCTTTTGGGGCCGGCGATCAGGACCACTTTCTTCTTGTGAGTTTTTTCCACCAGTGACTCAGTGGCTTCGGCAATGGTCGAACTGGAAAACAGACATACGCAGAAAGTGAGAATGAGTGCTCGATAACAAGTCACGATAACTGTTCCTCTGGTTTTCTAAGCTGGCCCTGGCAATCCCATGCGGGACAAGTGCCAGAAATTATCGGGTGACGTTCATGGAACTATCCCAAATTCTACAGCGAAGTTATGGAAAAGACTTTCATTACAGGAGAAGATTATTCGTACCTCTCTGGAATTGTTTTCCTGTTTCAGCACTGACATTCCTGAAGTTCGGAATTGCGAGAGGTTTGGGGATCGTACATGATAGCCTTGCAAAGCTACTCTGGGCCAAATTTATCTGAATCCATATTACCATACAGGTTGAGCAGTATGAAATTAAAAAGCGTCTCACTATTTATTCTGGCAATCTCCCTTTTCAGTAATCAGGTTCAGGCCGCAGAAAAACAACAGGACCCTAAACCGAATATTCTCATCATTCTCTGCGATGACCTTGGGTATGGTGATTTAGAGTGCTACGGTCACCCACACATCAAAACGCCACACTTGAACCAGTTGGCATCACAGGGAATGCGGCTAACGGACTGCTATGCCAGTGCCCCGGTCTGTTCCCCTTCCCGTGCAGGATTACTGACAGGGCGAACCCCGAATCGACTTGGGGTTTATGACTGGATTCCAGAGGGGCATCCGATGCACCTGAAACGCGAAGAGACCACGATTGCCCAACTGCTCCAGCAGGCGGGATACGACACGGCACATGTCGGGAAGTGGCACTGTAATGGACTGTTCAATTCCAGCAAACAACCTCAACCGGGCGATCATGGTTTCAGGCACTGGTTCAGTACCCAGAACAACGCGATTCCCACTCACGAAAATCCGGTTAATTTCGTCAGGAATGGGGAGCCTGTCGGAGAAATCGAGGGTTTTTCCTGCCAGATTGTGGTGGATGAGGGAATTCAGTGGTTAACAGAGAAGCGTGACAAACAGAAACCGTTCTTCCTGCATGTCTGTTTTCATGAGCCACATGAACGAGTCGCATCTCCTCCCCAGTTGGTCGAACAGTATCTCAATCGAAGCATCTATGAGGATCAGGCTCAGTATTTTGCCAATGTGGCCAATATGGACGCTGCTGTGGGCCGCTTGATGAAAACATTGGACGAACAGCAACTCTCGGAGAACACATTTGTCTTCTTTACGTCTGACAATGGTCCTGAAACATTAAATCGCTACGGCAAAGGGTCACGTCGCTCCTGGGGATCACCGGGTGTTCTTCGGGGGATGAAATTGCAAATCTATGAGGGGGGAATCCGGGTCCCTGGCATTCTCCGCTGGCCCGGTCATATCACACCTGGGCAGAAGAATACGACTCCCGTCTGCAGCGTGGATTTGCTACCTACCCTGTGCGCATTGGCTGCCGTTTCATTACCAGACGAACGGCCGCTGGATGGAGCGAATCTGCTGCCCCTGTTTTCTGGAAAACCGATTCAACGAACAACGCCTCTTTTCTGGAACTACTATCGTGCGAACAGCACTCCCCGCGTCGCGATGCGTGAAGGAGACTGGAAAGTAGTGGCCCACTGGAGTGGACCAGAGGGGATTCTGCCTTTGGGGAACAATGTGAACTCAATTTCACAACAGTTCATCAAAAATGCAAAGCTGACCAAATTCGAGATCTACAATCTGAAGCAGGATATCAGCGAGCAGCATAATCTGGCCTGGCAGGAACCGGATCGCCTGAAGGAACTGAAGCAGAAGCTGGTTGAAAAGTATGCTGCTGTTCAAAAAGAAGGTCCGGTCTGGGATACGTCAGACTATGAGCAAGAGCGGGAAAAACGACTGTTTCCCCAGAAAACGAAGCAGTGAGTTTCAGTGGTGCCCAGAGCCACTAGTGAAATTACGGGCTTTCCTGCCTGATCAGCAGGGTTTCCCTATTCTCAGCAGCCCACCTGCCTGCTACAGTGAAAGCTCTATTAAGAACAGCTCTGCTGTGTGTCTTGCCTGCTTTCGCTTTATGGAACCGACATGCAACATTTTAAATACTTCAAACGTCTGCTTTTCATCTGTCTGCTGGGGGCGGTTATTCCCGTACAGGCTCAAGTCCAACGGCAACCAGGTTTTCAGCCACAGGTGTTTGCGCTGACGAATGCCACTGTGACGACGCGTCCTGGTACTACAATCAAGAATGCCACGGTACTGGTGCGGGATGGATTGATCGAAGCCGTTGGAACAGATCTAACTGTACCTGGAGATGCAGAGGTCGTAGATTGTCAGGGAATGCATGTCTATCCCGGATTCATAGATGCTGCATCCGCAGAACTGCTGGACAAAGACATCAAGCATCCAAAGCCAGAAGAACGCAAAGTCGACTTCGGCCGTTATGCACTGGCAGCGACCCGCCCGGATAATCGAAATTATCTCAGCCCCGAGTTTCTGGCGAATCGGGCTATCACATCCAGGAAAAATAATTTTTCTGACTATCAGAAAGCTGGTTTCACAGCAGTCCATGTACTTCCACTGGGTAAGATCGCCAGTGGTCAGGGAACTCTGATCTCCACCAGTGAATTACCTGTCAGAGAAGCGACCCTGCTGGAAACGACTCTGGGTTCATTTCGTCTCTATGCACCGCATGGAGATGTATACCCGACTACGTTGATGGGGGCGGTCGCACATCTGCGTCAGTCGTTTCTGGATACACGTCACTATGAACAGCACTGGGATATTTATCGGGACAAGGAAGCCTTCGTAAAACGTCCACCGACCGATGTTACCTATGTTGCTCTGCTGGAGACACTGCATGGTAAACAGATCCCGGTGTTTGCAGCTGACTCGCGGGACCAGATATTACGTGCGCTCGATTTTTGCCAGGAAGTCAAAATCAAACCGGTGATCCTTGGTGCCGCGGAGGCCCACCTCTGTCTGGATCGGCTGAAAAAAGACTCACAGGGAGTTATCTGCAAACTCGACTTTGCAGATAAGCCCAAAATCAAAGAAGAGAGTAAGTCGGAGAAACTGACAACTGAATTTTCAGAACCACAGCGCGTCCAGCAGGAGAAAATCAGACTCTGGCAACAAAGGATCCAGGGGCTGACACAGCTGGCAGAAAGTGGAATCCCTGTTGCATTTACCTCAGAGAAACTGAAACAACACATTTCTGACGTTGTTCCCCAGTTGAGGGTTGCCGTGAAAGCAGGCTTCTCGGCAGACGAAGCATTGCGCAGCCTGACGGTCGATGCAGCAAAAATTCTGGGAATTGATCAGCGACTGGGGACAATCGAAAAAGGAAAATTGGCACATCTGGTTGTGATGTCGCACCCCTGGGAAGAGGACGATTCGAAAGTACGCTATCTGTTTGTGGATGGTCTCAAGCTTGATTTCACGGAAAAAGAGAAAGAAAAAAAACAGGAGCCGACAAAGACACCCACTGAAAAGAAAGAGCAGCCAGTCAAAGTTGATCTGGCTGGTGACTGGGGGGTCGAAATCGAGTCCGCTCAAGGCAAAGTAATTGGTGAATTGAAGCTGGCTCAGGACCGTTCTGAACTGCGAGGCTCATTTTCCAGTGAAAAAGGGAATGGTAAAGTCACTGCAGGAAAAATAGAGAAGGACAGGCTGACAATCACCGTTGCCATTGGTGCGGGGGAACACTCAATCGAACTTCAGTTCAATGGGACTCTGGGAGCTGAAAAACAGCCCCAGAAACTTTCCGGGAAACTGAAATCTGCTTTTGGAACAGAAACTAGTTGGAGTGCCGTTCGAAAAACGCCACAGGGTGACTCTGCTCCAGAGAATCCGATTCAACTTTCCCTTGAAGGAATGGGGGACGACGAACTGGATTTCTCTCCAACAGAATCAGAAGTACTGGTTGCTGAAAAGCCGAAACACACTTCGTCTGAGGGAGCAGACATCAGTCGGCATCAGTTTCAGACGGAACTGGAGTCAGACCGGATCAGTCGTCATCCCTCGACAGGTGGGAATTTGCTGCTCAAAAATGGTACCGTGATCACCGTCACTGGTAAGACATTCTCCAAGGCCTCCGTGCTCGTAAAGAATGGAAAAGTAGCCGCCATCGGTACTGATTTGAAAGTACCAGGGGGAACGACCGAAATCGATGTCACTGGAATGTACGTGATGCCGGGCATCATCGACACACATAGCCATATTATGATTACCGAAGGGATCAACGAATCTTCCCAATCGATCGTGCCCGAAGTCCGCGTACGAGATGTGGTGAATACCGCTGACCCCTCCGAATATCGGGCTCTGGCCGGAGGAGTGACCACTGCCCGTCTGTTCCACGGTTCTGCAAATGTTATTGGAGGCCAGGATGCTGTCGTCAAACTGAAGCATGGCAAGACCGCTCGTGAACATGTCCTCCATGATGCACCGCAGGGGGTGAAATTTGCATTGGGAGAAAATGTGAAATTTAGAACTTCACGTTTCCCCAACACGCGGATGGGGGTTGAAGCCACGCTGCAGCGGGCGTTTCTGGAGGCTGTTGACTACCGTCGCCAATGGCAGCAATACGAGCGTGCGAAAAAAGCAGATCCTGATATAAAGCTGGTCCCTCCCCGACGAGATCTGCGACTTGAGGCACTGGCAGATATCGTCAATCACGAAAAATTCATCCATTCCCATTGCTACCGCGCTGATGAGATTCTGATGCTGCTCCGCGTCGCTTCCAATTTGGGGGTCCGTGTCTGGTCGCTGCAGCATGTGTTGGAAGGGTATAAGATTGCACCGGAAATTCTGGCGCATGGCGCCAGTTGCAGTACGTTTTCTGACTGGTGGGCGTACAAGATTGAAGCCTTTGATGCCGTTCCGCATAACGCTGCTTTGCTTAATGAAGCCGGGATCAATACTGTAATCAAAAGTGATGACTGGGAACTGATTCGGCACCTTTACCTCGAAGCGGCTAAAACAGTGCGCTATGGAAACCTGTCCTTCGGTGATGCCCTGCAGACGATCACAATCAATCCGGCCCGTGAACTAGGCTTGGATCAGCAGATTGGTTCGATCGAGATCGGAAAGGATGGGGATTTTGCCATCTTTAATGGACATCCTTTGAATGCGTATTCCCGTTGTGAAATGACCATCATTGAAGGCGAAGTTTACTTTGATCGTTTGAAGCAACCAACGGCGATGTCTGAAGCCGCGGAAAAGCGGTCGGCCCATTCCCGCACCGTAATTGTGGAGCAGGAAGATCTGCCACTGAAACTACCAGCCTCCAATGTGAATGAATTCGCCATCACAGGAGCAACTCTGCATCCAATTGATCGCGATGCGATTCCCGGTGGGATATTGATGGTTCGAAACCAGAAGATTGAATATGTTGGCCCAGCAAAACCACTTCCCAAGGGGCTTCCGCAAGTCGATGCGCAGGGACTGCACGTCTATCCCGGGATGATCGATACTGGAACGACCCTGGGGTTGACTGAGATCGATAAGGTTAAAGAGACCCGGGATTATTCCGAAAGTGGTGACTTACAGCCTGATCTGCGAACGGGAGTCGCCATCAATCCGGATTCCGAGCTGTTTCCCGTTGCCCGTGCGGGGGGGATTACAACTGTGCTGGTCTGCCCGCAGTCCGGTCTGATCGCCGGACAGTCATCTATCGTTCAGACAGCCGGCTGGACCGCTCCCGAGATGGTCATGCAACTGGAAGCGGGGCTACAGATTAATTGGTCGATCAAAAAAGATAGACAGGAGGAACTCAAAGAGTTTTTCAAGCAGGCACGCCTGTACCATAAACTGAAATCACAAACCAAAGCCGATGAAGTACGGCGTCCTGTAACAGATCCACGGTATGAGGCCTTGATGCCTTATCTTGATGGTAAAAAGCCAGTGTTGATAGAGGCCAATTCGCGAGAGGCGATTGCCGGAGCACTGCTTTTTGCAGAAGAACAGAAACTCAAGATGATAATTGCAGGCGGCGCTGATGCCTGGAAATTGACGAAAGAACTCAAAGAGAGAAAAGTACCAGTCATTGTTGGGCCGGTCATGCATCGGCCTGAAGAAAGCTATGATCCATTCGATGCACCTTACACAAATCCGGCTCGCCTTTATGATGCTGGAGTGCCATTCTGCATTCGTTCTAACAGTGCCTGGAACTCGCGGAATACTCCCTTTGAAGCTGCTATGGCGGTTGCTTACGGTCTGCCTGAAGAGGCTGCGATTCGTTCTGTCACTCTGTCTGCGGCTGAGATTCTCGGTGTCGAAGAACAGGTTGGTTCCCTGACGAAAGGGAAACTGGCCAATCTGATTATCACTGATGGCTCGCCATTACAGCAGACGTCACACATTAAAGCTGTCTGTGTGGGAGGCCAAATTATGCCACCGGAAAGCAAGCAGACCCGATTGTACAAGCGATATCGTCAACGTCTGCAGGAATTTCAGAAGTCTTCCGGAGACAAAGCGGTTCCCCTGCCCCTCGAAACTCAAAAAACAGATGCGTTGAAAAAGCCTGCTAACACGAAGTAAGCGGGGCTTATCGCAGGATGCTGCCGCCCACGTCTTCAATTTTAAGTACATGCATTGTGCGGCTGTAACGGTCTGGATTCTTTTTGAATTCTTCACGTGATTCCAGATCGACAAACAGGTACAGGTTGCGGTCATAATAGGCACCGTATTTGGTATCACCTGGAATGGCCCGATCCTGTTTGTTCAAGATCACTGGGTCGCAACCCAGTAACTGCGGTGCATATCGCCCCGGATCGACTTTGAAGATTTCCAGTTCAGTACGACTTGCCAGATGATAAGTGATTCCCTGGTAAGGCCAGCTGAATTCTTCCTGCCCCTTCTTCCATTCCCGATCTCTGGTCAAAGCGACCGGGCTGTAACCTTCCAGCCCTACGCGATCTGGAGTGGAAGCAACATAGGATTTCTGAGTATTTGCAGGTTCCGGCTCTTCTTCTGCCTGCTGCTCCATTTCCTGACGCTTGCGTTCCATCAGCTCCTGTTTGCTTTTCTGAGCCAGATATACCCGTCGATCTTTTTCATAGCGGGAGGCACCACGGCCCAGGAAACTGAGATAGACGTTTTGATTCTGAAATCCGTCCGTACGAGTGATAATCGTCCCCGTGGGAGTCAGTAGAATGTCACTGGGTAAGGAACGGACGTTGAATCGATCGACGAGATGACGGTTCTGATCGCTATCAATTTTGACACCGATCACTCGTTGACCGAACAGATTCTTAACGGCAGCGGTTCGCAATACCGTTTGTTCCATCTGATGGCAGGGACCACACCATGAAGCATGAAAATGCAGCAGGATAGGCAGGTCTTTAGTCTGGGCCTGTTTCTGGGCAGCGTCAAAATCATGTAACCATTCACCAGCAGAGGACTGGCTGATGGAGATCACGAATAGCGAGAACGTGACTGTTAAGATTGATAAACTTTGACGGTTTGGTTTGACGATGGTAAATCGCATTTAAGAGCCCCTACAAGACTTCCCGTATTCCTGTGCCTTCAGTGCGCGCAGAGAAGCGGATATCAGGTTCGATTGAGTTCTGATAACTTCATTTTTATCGGTTGATTGAGGGGTGGTTGTTCTGAAGTATTACGCAGTTCTTGAATCAGGAGGGAAGGAACTGCGAAAAACGGGGGATCATGACGGATAAGTTCAACCAGGCACGGTCATACTTCAACCAGTTTGACTAACCGGAACGATAACAAAGCGCAGGAAGAAAGACGCTTTACTCAGAGAGACAGGGCTGAACAAAGGAGAGAAAGTTTTCCAGCAGCTGTAACCCACACTCTGTGAGGATTGATTCCGGGTGGAATTGAACTCCAAAGAGCGACGCGGTCTGATGCTCAATCGCCATTGGTATTCCCTCACTGGTCCGCGCTGTGATTATCAGTTCAGCTGGTAAAGTAGTTTCATCAATGATCAGTGAGTGGTAGCGTGTGGCTGGAAACGGATCAGGTAAACCAGCTAAAAGTCGGGAACTCTGATGGTGTATCAGCGATGTCTGACCATGAATCGGTTCAGGTGCCCGGATGATCTTTCCTCCGAGACTCGCGGCGATAGACTGATGTCCCAGACAGACTCCCAGGATTGGAACCTGATTAATAAAGTGCCTTACCAGGTCCTGGCAGAGACCAGCTTCCTGAGGAGTACAGGGACCGGGCGAGAGAACAATCGCTGCCGGCGCCAGCTGAATGACTTCCACAATCGTAATCTGATCATTACGTACGACGTGAGTCTGCTGCCCGAGTTCTTCAATGT
This window harbors:
- a CDS encoding thioredoxin family protein, yielding MRFTIVKPNRQSLSILTVTFSLFVISISQSSAGEWLHDFDAAQKQAQTKDLPILLHFHASWCGPCHQMEQTVLRTAAVKNLFGQRVIGVKIDSDQNRHLVDRFNVRSLPSDILLTPTGTIITRTDGFQNQNVYLSFLGRGASRYEKDRRVYLAQKSKQELMERKRQEMEQQAEEEPEPANTQKSYVASTPDRVGLEGYSPVALTRDREWKKGQEEFSWPYQGITYHLASRTELEIFKVDPGRYAPQLLGCDPVILNKQDRAIPGDTKYGAYYDRNLYLFVDLESREEFKKNPDRYSRTMHVLKIEDVGGSILR
- a CDS encoding anthranilate synthase component II, which produces MILIIDNYDSFVFNLARYIEELGQQTHVVRNDQITIVEVIQLAPAAIVLSPGPCTPQEAGLCQDLVRHFINQVPILGVCLGHQSIAASLGGKIIRAPEPIHGQTSLIHHQSSRLLAGLPDPFPATRYHSLIIDETTLPAELIITARTSEGIPMAIEHQTASLFGVQFHPESILTECGLQLLENFLSFVQPCLSE
- a CDS encoding sulfatase, yielding MKLKSVSLFILAISLFSNQVQAAEKQQDPKPNILIILCDDLGYGDLECYGHPHIKTPHLNQLASQGMRLTDCYASAPVCSPSRAGLLTGRTPNRLGVYDWIPEGHPMHLKREETTIAQLLQQAGYDTAHVGKWHCNGLFNSSKQPQPGDHGFRHWFSTQNNAIPTHENPVNFVRNGEPVGEIEGFSCQIVVDEGIQWLTEKRDKQKPFFLHVCFHEPHERVASPPQLVEQYLNRSIYEDQAQYFANVANMDAAVGRLMKTLDEQQLSENTFVFFTSDNGPETLNRYGKGSRRSWGSPGVLRGMKLQIYEGGIRVPGILRWPGHITPGQKNTTPVCSVDLLPTLCALAAVSLPDERPLDGANLLPLFSGKPIQRTTPLFWNYYRANSTPRVAMREGDWKVVAHWSGPEGILPLGNNVNSISQQFIKNAKLTKFEIYNLKQDISEQHNLAWQEPDRLKELKQKLVEKYAAVQKEGPVWDTSDYEQEREKRLFPQKTKQ
- a CDS encoding amidohydrolase family protein, which translates into the protein MQHFKYFKRLLFICLLGAVIPVQAQVQRQPGFQPQVFALTNATVTTRPGTTIKNATVLVRDGLIEAVGTDLTVPGDAEVVDCQGMHVYPGFIDAASAELLDKDIKHPKPEERKVDFGRYALAATRPDNRNYLSPEFLANRAITSRKNNFSDYQKAGFTAVHVLPLGKIASGQGTLISTSELPVREATLLETTLGSFRLYAPHGDVYPTTLMGAVAHLRQSFLDTRHYEQHWDIYRDKEAFVKRPPTDVTYVALLETLHGKQIPVFAADSRDQILRALDFCQEVKIKPVILGAAEAHLCLDRLKKDSQGVICKLDFADKPKIKEESKSEKLTTEFSEPQRVQQEKIRLWQQRIQGLTQLAESGIPVAFTSEKLKQHISDVVPQLRVAVKAGFSADEALRSLTVDAAKILGIDQRLGTIEKGKLAHLVVMSHPWEEDDSKVRYLFVDGLKLDFTEKEKEKKQEPTKTPTEKKEQPVKVDLAGDWGVEIESAQGKVIGELKLAQDRSELRGSFSSEKGNGKVTAGKIEKDRLTITVAIGAGEHSIELQFNGTLGAEKQPQKLSGKLKSAFGTETSWSAVRKTPQGDSAPENPIQLSLEGMGDDELDFSPTESEVLVAEKPKHTSSEGADISRHQFQTELESDRISRHPSTGGNLLLKNGTVITVTGKTFSKASVLVKNGKVAAIGTDLKVPGGTTEIDVTGMYVMPGIIDTHSHIMITEGINESSQSIVPEVRVRDVVNTADPSEYRALAGGVTTARLFHGSANVIGGQDAVVKLKHGKTAREHVLHDAPQGVKFALGENVKFRTSRFPNTRMGVEATLQRAFLEAVDYRRQWQQYERAKKADPDIKLVPPRRDLRLEALADIVNHEKFIHSHCYRADEILMLLRVASNLGVRVWSLQHVLEGYKIAPEILAHGASCSTFSDWWAYKIEAFDAVPHNAALLNEAGINTVIKSDDWELIRHLYLEAAKTVRYGNLSFGDALQTITINPARELGLDQQIGSIEIGKDGDFAIFNGHPLNAYSRCEMTIIEGEVYFDRLKQPTAMSEAAEKRSAHSRTVIVEQEDLPLKLPASNVNEFAITGATLHPIDRDAIPGGILMVRNQKIEYVGPAKPLPKGLPQVDAQGLHVYPGMIDTGTTLGLTEIDKVKETRDYSESGDLQPDLRTGVAINPDSELFPVARAGGITTVLVCPQSGLIAGQSSIVQTAGWTAPEMVMQLEAGLQINWSIKKDRQEELKEFFKQARLYHKLKSQTKADEVRRPVTDPRYEALMPYLDGKKPVLIEANSREAIAGALLFAEEQKLKMIIAGGADAWKLTKELKERKVPVIVGPVMHRPEESYDPFDAPYTNPARLYDAGVPFCIRSNSAWNSRNTPFEAAMAVAYGLPEEAAIRSVTLSAAEILGVEEQVGSLTKGKLANLIITDGSPLQQTSHIKAVCVGGQIMPPESKQTRLYKRYRQRLQEFQKSSGDKAVPLPLETQKTDALKKPANTK